In the Sandaracinus amylolyticus genome, GCGACCGCCTCGTGCAGGACCTCGGCGACCGCACGCGGCAACTGCACCGCGCGCTCGACCTCTGTTTTCCGGAGTTCACCGAGCACGTGCGCGACGTGGCTTCGGCCAAAGCGACCACGCTGCTCATCGCGAGTCCGACCGCCGAGGCCTTCCGTGCTGCCGACCCGAACGCGCTGGCGGAGCTGAAGTACGACGGCCGCCACGTCATCGGTGTCGAGCTCGCGCAAGCGCTCTGCGCGGCTGCGAAGACCTCCGTGGGCCGCCACCAGGGCACGGCGTACGAGCTTCAGATCCGCTACGCGTGCGAGGACATCGCGACGCTCCGAGCGCGGATCAAGAAGCTCGACGACGACATCGGCCAGAGCCTCGAGCGCCACGAGGTCGGCAAGCTGCTGACCACCATCGACGGCGTCGGCGACAACACCGCGGCGCGGATGATCGCCTCGATCGACTTCGACGCGTTCAAGAGCGCGGCCGCGCTCGCGGCGTACGTCGGCGTCGCCCCGATCGTGAGCCACTCAGGCAAGCGCCAGCCACTGCGAGGCCCCGCCTGCACGATGGGCGACGCCGACCTGCGCGCGAAGCTCTGGATGCCGACGCTGCGAGCGGTGACCCACAACCCGTGGCTCAAGGCGTTCTACGGGCGCCTGGTCGCGGCCGGAAAGCCGAAGAAGCTCGCGATCATCGCTGCGATGCGCAAGCTCCTCGGCGCGATGATCAGCGTCGCGCGCACCCGCACGCCCTTCGTGCCGAGGCTCGCGGCGGCCTGACGACCGCACTTCGAGCTTGCACGAGGTCACGGTATCTCAGTGCCGCCACCCGCATCGATCGCGCGGTTCACGGCACCTCCGTGAGGCGTTCGCACGACCGTGTTGTGGATGAACACGCGATCCGATGCGGTCACGGCGATGCCGCCAAGCCGACCGTCAGTCGCGTGCCAGCCGTACGTGCCTGCGAGCGTTTCGACCAGCGATCACCGCGAGGCAGCCCCCGGAGCAGCCTCTGCTGCCACCACGCGTGATCAACGCGTCGCGACGGAAAGCAAAAAGCCGCGAGAAAACCGCGGCTTCTGAAGTGCCCAGGGACAGAATCGAACTGCCGACACGGGGATTTTCAATCCCCTGCTCTACCAACTGAGCTACCTGGGCGAAGGGACGCCGAAACTAGCCGAATCTCTTGGGCTGTCAAGCGCGACCTCCGGGAACTTGCCGGGTCCGGGCGGAGCCACGATACACTGTGATCGAAGGGCTTCCGTTTTGCGCGACGCACCCCACGACCGGCAGACCGCCGCGCTGTACCGGCTCCTCTCCGAGGCCGCGCACGGAGGGCAGGCCAAGGTCGACGCGCTGCTCGCGCTGATGCAGCGCACGCTCTTCGTCGCGCCCTGGCCCGCCGGCACCGAGGGCTATCGCACGCTCGTGAACAGCCAGGGCATCGCCGCGCTGCCCGTGTTCACCGAGCGCGAGCAGCTCGAGACCGCCGCGCGACGCTACGGATGGCTCGCGGCCGATGGCTCGGTGCCCGCCATCGAGATCGGCGCGCGCCAGGCGTTCCACTACGCACGCGCGCAGTCGCTCGCGTTCGTCGTCGTCGACATCGCGGCCGAGCACGGGCTCGAGGTCGCGCGCGAGG is a window encoding:
- a CDS encoding IS110 family transposase, with protein sequence MTEIGALDRVSLLERYPEAWLVHRPRMDKQGHEARLRGSRGREHELERHMRFVGIDIGSEKHVVAIVDEAGKALRKPTPFSEDASGYERLRSMLGEPADAFIAMEATGHYWQNLFAFLHAAGFQVALLNPTRTSRFAAEDLRRAKTDALDALGIARFAQQKRPAATPMPDEATLELRELIRLRDRLVQDLGDRTRQLHRALDLCFPEFTEHVRDVASAKATTLLIASPTAEAFRAADPNALAELKYDGRHVIGVELAQALCAAAKTSVGRHQGTAYELQIRYACEDIATLRARIKKLDDDIGQSLERHEVGKLLTTIDGVGDNTAARMIASIDFDAFKSAAALAAYVGVAPIVSHSGKRQPLRGPACTMGDADLRAKLWMPTLRAVTHNPWLKAFYGRLVAAGKPKKLAIIAAMRKLLGAMISVARTRTPFVPRLAAA